The Microbacterium sp. KUDC0406 genome includes a window with the following:
- a CDS encoding HAD hydrolase-like protein: protein MAELSSTPAPTAVLLDLDGTITDSAAAITTAAAATLRRAGYPALLASALLRFAGPPIREGFSTIVGAPGDHLDDLVREFRRQYRPRMHDVTVYDGMRDLLADLNSAGIPLALATSKVRTLAVQILQRLGLDQHFVVICGARDDETGGTKAEVVRDALRALADAGCDLTAPVLVGDRRHDIEGAQANDIAAILVRWGFGDDDEGAGAMAVVQDVPELATHLLPARIPGAGIRR, encoded by the coding sequence ATGGCCGAACTCTCCTCGACCCCGGCTCCGACCGCGGTCCTGCTGGATCTCGACGGCACGATCACCGACTCGGCCGCCGCGATCACCACCGCCGCGGCCGCCACACTGCGCCGGGCCGGGTATCCGGCTCTGCTGGCGTCCGCGCTGCTGCGGTTCGCCGGCCCGCCGATCCGCGAGGGCTTCTCGACGATCGTCGGCGCCCCGGGCGACCATCTCGACGACCTCGTGCGGGAGTTCCGCCGGCAGTACCGGCCGCGAATGCACGACGTCACCGTCTACGACGGGATGAGAGACCTGCTCGCAGACCTGAACTCCGCGGGCATCCCGCTGGCGCTGGCGACATCCAAGGTGCGCACCCTGGCCGTGCAGATCCTCCAGCGGCTCGGACTCGATCAGCACTTCGTCGTGATCTGCGGCGCACGCGACGACGAGACCGGCGGCACGAAGGCCGAGGTGGTGCGCGACGCCCTGCGCGCACTGGCGGATGCCGGCTGCGATCTCACCGCCCCCGTCCTGGTGGGCGATCGTCGACACGACATCGAAGGGGCGCAGGCGAACGACATCGCCGCCATCCTGGTGCGATGGGGCTTCGGAGACGACGATGAAGGCGCAGGAGCGATGGCGGTCGTGCAGGACGTGCCGGAACTGGCGACGCACCTGCTGCCCGCACGGATCCCTGGTGCGGGGATCCGTCGAT
- a CDS encoding ABC transporter substrate-binding protein, which yields MRRTQKALIAAATAGTMMLALGGCAGSAAEKDDDGRIVVTFWHSMRANNGEQLQKYIDEFNDSQDKIYVDASEQGMYGEAYTKVMQVVGTEDAPDLMQMGNLRETMDADMITPMQDFIDADDDFDEDALLDAARGTYSADGRLQYMPQAASNNVVFYNVDAFRQAGLDPDKPLKTYAEFENAARVLKQKLGMDQGAAFLIEGGAFSSLMSVQGEPVVNNGNGREDTPTEAVFNDKAGVETMTWLKSMYDEGVIGNYGRAYDDMRQPWYSQKIGMIVDTTAATMMHSQAAEFEFNSMPMPVPEGITPGAASLGGAGLAIFSDSPDETQQAAYEFVKFLVSPEIQARWAASTGYFPVVQTAYDEQILIDAMAKSPALASANKQAREAGDDVGSLGALSGVSPNNYIADAWEAVYNGGDPQAELDKAADLVTDALESYNGVN from the coding sequence ATGAGACGGACACAGAAGGCACTGATCGCGGCAGCGACCGCCGGGACCATGATGCTCGCCCTCGGAGGCTGCGCCGGAAGCGCCGCGGAGAAGGACGACGACGGCCGCATCGTCGTCACCTTCTGGCATTCGATGAGGGCGAACAACGGCGAGCAGCTGCAGAAGTACATCGATGAGTTCAACGACAGTCAGGACAAGATCTACGTCGATGCCTCCGAGCAGGGCATGTACGGAGAGGCGTACACGAAGGTGATGCAGGTGGTGGGGACCGAGGACGCCCCCGATCTCATGCAGATGGGCAACCTGCGCGAGACGATGGACGCCGACATGATCACGCCGATGCAGGACTTCATCGACGCCGATGACGATTTCGATGAGGACGCTCTTCTCGACGCCGCACGCGGCACCTACAGTGCCGACGGCAGACTCCAGTACATGCCGCAGGCGGCGTCGAACAACGTCGTGTTCTACAACGTCGATGCTTTCCGGCAGGCCGGGCTCGACCCGGACAAGCCGCTGAAGACCTACGCGGAATTCGAGAACGCCGCCCGCGTGCTGAAGCAGAAGCTCGGCATGGACCAGGGCGCTGCCTTCCTGATCGAGGGCGGGGCGTTCTCATCGCTGATGAGCGTGCAGGGCGAGCCTGTGGTGAACAACGGCAACGGCCGAGAGGACACGCCCACGGAGGCGGTCTTCAACGACAAGGCGGGCGTCGAGACGATGACCTGGCTGAAGAGCATGTACGACGAGGGCGTGATCGGCAACTACGGCCGGGCGTATGACGACATGCGCCAACCCTGGTACTCGCAGAAGATCGGCATGATCGTCGACACGACAGCAGCGACGATGATGCACTCGCAGGCGGCGGAGTTCGAGTTCAACTCGATGCCCATGCCGGTGCCGGAAGGGATCACCCCTGGTGCGGCCTCGCTGGGCGGCGCAGGGCTGGCGATCTTCTCCGACAGCCCCGATGAGACGCAGCAGGCGGCGTACGAGTTCGTGAAGTTCCTCGTCTCGCCGGAGATCCAGGCACGCTGGGCCGCGAGCACCGGCTACTTCCCCGTCGTGCAGACCGCGTACGACGAGCAGATCCTCATCGACGCGATGGCGAAGAGCCCCGCGCTCGCATCGGCCAACAAGCAGGCCAGGGAGGCCGGAGACGATGTCGGTTCCCTCGGCGCGCTGTCGGGTGTCAGCCCCAACAACTACATCGCCGACGCGTGGGAGGCCGTCTACAACGGAGGCGATCCGCAGGCCGAGCTCGACAAGGCGGCCGACCTCGTGACGGACGCACTGGAGAGTTACAACGGTGTGAACTGA
- a CDS encoding carbohydrate ABC transporter permease, producing the protein MTMVDARRRSRRRKEWKNLLSGLVYLAPALIVFGVFLFYPAVKTGWLSAFTTNVRGLPKAFVGFGNYIDNLTSEGFLSSLRVTLLFALMVVPVTMIVALCLAVLANEKLRGIGFFRTVYAIPLAVSSAAAAVVWRLIFHPSQGILNSLLGVFGVEPVGWLTDPNVALISVSLTTIWMHLGFNFIVLLGGLQSLPTELYESAAIDGAGRMRQLTSITLPLLSPVLFFVGIVLVIDSFQSFGQIDILTQGGPAGATNLIVYEIYQNAFVRNRVGYASAQTIVLFVIILVLTAVQYRFSERKVHYQ; encoded by the coding sequence ATGACCATGGTGGACGCGCGCCGCCGCAGCAGGCGGCGCAAGGAATGGAAGAACCTGCTCAGCGGACTCGTCTACCTCGCACCGGCCCTGATCGTCTTCGGCGTGTTCCTGTTCTACCCGGCCGTGAAGACGGGGTGGCTCAGCGCGTTCACAACCAACGTGCGGGGGCTGCCGAAAGCCTTCGTGGGGTTCGGCAACTACATCGACAACCTCACATCGGAAGGCTTCCTGTCGAGTCTTCGAGTGACGCTGCTGTTCGCATTGATGGTGGTGCCGGTGACGATGATCGTCGCGTTGTGCCTGGCTGTGCTCGCGAATGAGAAACTGCGCGGCATCGGGTTCTTCCGCACTGTGTACGCGATCCCGCTCGCCGTGTCGTCCGCGGCCGCCGCAGTGGTCTGGCGACTGATCTTCCATCCCAGCCAGGGGATCCTCAACTCGCTGCTCGGGGTGTTCGGCGTCGAGCCGGTCGGATGGCTCACCGATCCCAATGTCGCCCTCATATCGGTGTCGTTGACGACCATCTGGATGCACCTCGGGTTCAACTTCATCGTGCTGCTCGGCGGGCTGCAGTCGCTGCCCACCGAGCTGTACGAGAGCGCGGCGATCGATGGGGCGGGGCGCATGCGTCAGCTGACGAGCATCACGCTGCCACTGCTGTCTCCTGTGCTGTTCTTCGTGGGGATCGTGCTTGTCATCGACTCGTTCCAGTCGTTCGGGCAGATCGACATCCTCACCCAGGGCGGCCCTGCGGGAGCTACGAACCTGATCGTCTACGAGATCTATCAGAACGCGTTCGTGCGCAACCGCGTCGGCTACGCGAGCGCGCAGACCATCGTGCTCTTCGTCATCATCCTGGTGCTCACCGCCGTGCAGTACCGATTCAGTGAGCGGAAGGTGCATTACCAGTGA
- a CDS encoding carbohydrate ABC transporter permease, which translates to MAALLTTFPVLYAISSSLMTQRDFNAGAVLPSWPLEFGNYAAAFGKFPLLHYLLNTLIMSGIVTVALLITSSLAAFAFTFIPFRGRSVLFGIVLATLMIPWEATIIVNFQTVRDLGWLNTFAGLTVPSFAMAFGIFLLRQSFRTLPVELYEAIQIDGASRFRFFVSVVLPLSRPMLATLGVYSFITTWNKYLWPLLVTSTDKVRTVQIALKGMQGEATTAWPLVMAATVMVMAATVLVLVIGQRQLKAGLAAGAVKG; encoded by the coding sequence GTGGCGGCTCTGCTGACCACGTTCCCGGTGCTGTACGCGATCTCGTCGAGCCTGATGACCCAGCGGGACTTCAACGCCGGCGCCGTGCTGCCTTCCTGGCCGCTCGAGTTCGGCAACTATGCCGCCGCGTTCGGCAAGTTCCCGCTGCTGCACTATCTGCTCAACACGCTCATCATGTCCGGGATCGTCACCGTGGCCCTGCTGATCACGTCGAGCCTCGCGGCGTTCGCGTTCACCTTCATCCCGTTCCGCGGGCGCAGCGTGCTGTTCGGGATCGTACTGGCGACTCTGATGATCCCGTGGGAGGCGACGATCATCGTCAACTTCCAGACGGTACGGGATCTGGGGTGGCTCAACACGTTCGCGGGGCTGACCGTGCCGTCCTTCGCGATGGCGTTCGGCATCTTCCTGTTGAGGCAGTCCTTCCGCACGCTACCGGTGGAGCTCTACGAGGCGATCCAGATCGATGGTGCGTCCCGCTTCCGGTTCTTCGTGTCCGTCGTCCTCCCGCTCTCGCGTCCGATGCTGGCCACGCTCGGGGTCTACAGCTTCATCACGACCTGGAACAAGTACCTCTGGCCGCTGCTCGTGACCAGCACCGACAAGGTGCGCACGGTGCAGATCGCTCTGAAGGGGATGCAGGGCGAGGCGACGACCGCGTGGCCGCTGGTGATGGCGGCGACCGTGATGGTGATGGCGGCGACCGTCCTCGTCCTGGTGATCGGACAGCGTCAGCTGAAGGCCGGGCTCGCCGCCGGCGCGGTGAAGGGATGA
- a CDS encoding alkaline phosphatase family protein, translating to MTAGTDESVRHRVLLVGWDGVRDDTARGLQLPALGGLAAAGRWWTTTLPDVDVAPTWTAVGWSTILTGVGPDEHGVMGNDAELNRLHRYPEVLTTAYCERPTLNTYGAASALIFGTAHGPGPLFGPGVRTVDWVDRREYPGKFTETDLVIQEAAERQLREHDPDLAFVYLGEADQIAHEIGTGDEYEAAIRRQDGRLGRLIAAVRGRPRFAQENWLVMVTTDHGHRDGGGHGGGTWQERQSFVVAGLITDDPVAPPAAWADHAENVDIAPTILSHLGIPLPSRFRGGVCASHDRVLHRLHLDRGGAAVRGVPVVLADRRRAPDAPEECRIPHPCPRRTRRLRLHPGVGVRVR from the coding sequence ATGACTGCAGGAACCGACGAATCGGTCCGCCACAGAGTGCTGCTGGTCGGATGGGACGGCGTGCGCGACGACACGGCCCGTGGTCTGCAGCTGCCCGCGCTCGGCGGTCTGGCCGCAGCGGGGCGGTGGTGGACCACGACTCTGCCGGATGTGGACGTCGCACCGACATGGACCGCAGTGGGCTGGTCGACGATCCTCACCGGCGTGGGACCCGACGAGCACGGAGTGATGGGTAACGACGCGGAGCTTAACCGGTTGCACCGATACCCGGAGGTGCTCACGACCGCTTACTGCGAGCGTCCCACACTCAACACCTATGGCGCGGCCTCAGCGCTGATCTTCGGCACCGCGCACGGGCCAGGCCCCTTGTTCGGGCCGGGGGTGCGCACTGTCGACTGGGTGGACAGGCGGGAGTACCCGGGCAAGTTCACCGAGACGGATCTGGTGATTCAGGAGGCCGCCGAGCGTCAATTGCGCGAGCACGACCCCGATCTGGCGTTCGTCTATCTCGGTGAGGCCGATCAGATCGCGCACGAGATCGGCACCGGCGATGAGTACGAGGCCGCGATCCGGCGGCAGGACGGCAGGCTCGGCCGGCTGATCGCCGCCGTGCGCGGCCGACCGCGGTTCGCCCAGGAGAACTGGCTGGTCATGGTGACGACCGACCACGGTCACCGGGACGGCGGCGGACACGGTGGCGGCACCTGGCAGGAGCGGCAGTCGTTCGTGGTGGCGGGGCTGATCACGGACGATCCGGTCGCCCCGCCCGCTGCATGGGCGGATCACGCGGAGAACGTCGACATCGCCCCCACGATCCTCAGCCACCTCGGAATCCCGCTTCCCTCCCGGTTCCGGGGAGGAGTCTGCGCGTCTCATGATCGGGTTCTTCACCGACTCCACCTGGATCGAGGTGGAGCTGCTGTTCGCGGCGTTCCTGTTGTGCTCGCTGATCGGCGTCGAGCGCCAGATGCGCCAGAAGAGTGCCGGATACCGCACCCATGTCCTCGTCGGACTCGGCGCCTGCGGCTTCACCCTGGTGTCGGCGTACGGGTTCGGTGA
- a CDS encoding MgtC/SapB family protein translates to MRQKSAGYRTHVLVGLGACGFTLVSAYGFGEVLGADVTLDPSRIAAQIVSGIGFLGAGVIFKAGSAVRGLTTAATVWEAAAVGMACGAGMISLGVALTVLHLLTLFVFAPLLRHLPSADRNRVIKITYIDGGGVLRDALARATSMGYSASVLSSHRSSVADVPAVRVTVRFHGRQPLTDLVPSLGGLEGVESVELVGAARGGDDDTV, encoded by the coding sequence ATGCGCCAGAAGAGTGCCGGATACCGCACCCATGTCCTCGTCGGACTCGGCGCCTGCGGCTTCACCCTGGTGTCGGCGTACGGGTTCGGTGAAGTGCTCGGCGCCGACGTGACCCTCGATCCATCGCGGATCGCCGCGCAGATCGTCTCCGGCATCGGCTTCCTCGGCGCAGGGGTGATCTTCAAAGCCGGCAGCGCGGTGCGCGGACTCACGACGGCGGCGACGGTCTGGGAGGCCGCCGCCGTCGGAATGGCCTGCGGGGCGGGGATGATCTCGCTCGGCGTCGCCCTGACGGTGCTTCACCTGCTGACGCTGTTCGTGTTCGCTCCGCTCCTGCGGCACCTGCCCAGCGCCGACCGCAACCGTGTGATCAAGATCACCTACATCGACGGCGGCGGCGTGCTCCGGGACGCGTTGGCACGAGCGACATCGATGGGGTACAGCGCCTCGGTGCTGAGCAGCCATCGCAGCAGCGTCGCCGATGTCCCTGCCGTGCGCGTGACGGTGAGGTTCCACGGGAGGCAGCCGCTCACCGACCTGGTGCCCTCGCTGGGGGGACTCGAAGGCGTGGAGAGCGTCGAACTGGTCGGCGCCGCGAGAGGCGGCGACGATGACACCGTCTGA
- a CDS encoding DUF6528 family protein: MTPSDRSMLVTDQAGAHVVLTDEVGLVLREWRVDGDPAWGLPNEAKAVGWSGERMLLVTDSRGFTGLFTWDGDLRWRVDEGPDANPHSAELLSDGRVAVASSDGGTVRVHRGVGQGDADEQGGLIAEAALHDAHGLAWDPARGGLWALGGRWLVHWSWQSGIAALHETFRTELPSAHGHDLAWERGQHPDRLWVTTDYGVHSFDVRRRQWLPPEPVCLRSARGVKSIGRSAAGDVLYTQADEEWWTDSLNILTEESSRENGRPERVRLAGMRIYKARWAEGDR, translated from the coding sequence ATGACACCGTCTGATCGATCGATGCTCGTGACCGATCAGGCCGGGGCACATGTGGTGCTGACGGATGAAGTCGGGCTCGTGCTGCGTGAATGGCGGGTCGATGGCGACCCGGCATGGGGTCTGCCGAACGAGGCCAAGGCGGTTGGCTGGAGCGGTGAGCGGATGCTGCTCGTCACGGACTCGCGCGGGTTCACGGGGCTGTTCACCTGGGATGGCGACCTGAGATGGAGGGTGGATGAAGGACCGGACGCCAATCCGCACTCCGCCGAGCTTCTGAGCGACGGCCGGGTCGCCGTGGCCTCGTCCGACGGCGGGACGGTGCGCGTGCATCGCGGAGTCGGTCAGGGGGATGCTGATGAGCAGGGTGGCCTCATCGCCGAGGCGGCACTTCACGATGCGCATGGGCTTGCGTGGGATCCGGCACGCGGCGGGCTGTGGGCGCTGGGCGGTCGATGGCTGGTGCACTGGAGCTGGCAGTCCGGCATCGCGGCCCTGCATGAGACGTTCCGCACCGAACTGCCGAGTGCACACGGTCACGACCTCGCCTGGGAGCGAGGACAGCACCCGGACCGGCTCTGGGTGACGACGGACTACGGGGTGCATTCCTTCGACGTCCGTCGACGCCAGTGGCTGCCGCCGGAACCTGTATGCCTGCGCAGTGCGCGGGGCGTGAAGAGCATCGGTCGTTCGGCCGCAGGGGATGTGCTGTACACGCAGGCCGACGAGGAGTGGTGGACCGACTCTCTGAACATCCTCACGGAGGAGTCGAGCCGGGAGAATGGCCGCCCGGAGCGCGTCCGTCTCGCCGGCATGCGGATCTACAAGGCGCGATGGGCGGAGGGCGACCGATGA
- a CDS encoding sulfatase: MVMFDSLNRRYLPPYGATRVHAPNFRRLAARTVRFLNCYAGSMPCMPARRELHTGRHNFLHREWGPLEPFDDSMPELLRDSGVYTHLVTDHRHYWGDGGATFHGRYSSFEFIRGQEGDAWQSAVIDPETPDIAPELQPRDDSIWRHDWANRRHMTQEADHPQTRTFDGGIAFLRENAREDDWFLTIESYDPHEPFFSPERFQRLYETDYDGPHQDWPSYRKVLETESQADHLRAQYQALVSMCDESLGRVLDVMDELDLWHDTLLIVCTDHGLMLGEQGWWGKGVQPWYDENIHTPLFVRDPRHPAEGVVRDALVQTIDIPATVLEYFAVPRPNDMQGRSLDVVLRDDERVHDAALFGSFGGHVNVTDGRYIYMRAPLTACNEPLSNFTLMPVHAASRFSAEELSGAELVAPMPFTKGMPLLKTPASPHGNPYHFGSMLFDLEDDPGQEHLIVDDEIELRLATLLVQLMRDNDAPDEQFVRLGLPDRGPVQYRHLLLRAQHERAATARKDPPVRALFHSASPVVARSVAELCADDRARATVENLFPDVMGMAGLASVSRRTLWEIALILPSVTTARLRELEKELSSEGKENV; the protein is encoded by the coding sequence ATGGTCATGTTCGACAGCCTGAACCGGCGCTACCTCCCGCCCTACGGCGCCACGCGCGTGCACGCACCGAACTTCCGGCGGCTCGCCGCCCGGACGGTGCGCTTCCTGAACTGCTACGCGGGCTCGATGCCGTGCATGCCTGCGCGACGCGAGCTCCACACGGGCCGGCACAACTTCCTGCACAGGGAGTGGGGTCCGCTCGAACCGTTCGACGACTCGATGCCGGAGCTGCTCCGGGACAGCGGTGTGTACACGCACCTGGTCACCGACCACCGCCACTACTGGGGCGATGGCGGGGCCACCTTCCACGGTCGTTACAGCAGCTTCGAGTTCATCCGGGGGCAGGAGGGCGACGCCTGGCAGAGTGCGGTCATCGATCCTGAGACGCCCGACATCGCCCCGGAGCTCCAGCCGCGGGACGACAGCATCTGGCGGCACGACTGGGCCAACCGCCGGCACATGACCCAGGAGGCCGACCATCCCCAGACGCGCACCTTCGACGGCGGCATCGCATTCCTCCGTGAGAACGCGCGGGAGGACGACTGGTTCCTGACCATCGAGTCCTATGACCCTCATGAGCCGTTCTTCTCTCCTGAGCGATTCCAGCGCCTGTACGAGACGGACTACGACGGCCCTCACCAGGACTGGCCTTCATATCGCAAGGTGCTCGAAACCGAATCGCAGGCGGACCATCTACGGGCGCAGTACCAGGCGCTGGTCAGCATGTGCGACGAGTCGCTCGGGCGTGTTCTCGACGTGATGGACGAGCTCGACCTGTGGCACGACACGCTGCTCATCGTCTGCACCGACCATGGACTGATGCTCGGGGAACAGGGCTGGTGGGGCAAGGGTGTGCAGCCTTGGTACGACGAGAACATCCACACACCGTTGTTCGTCCGGGATCCCCGGCATCCTGCGGAGGGAGTCGTCAGGGATGCGCTGGTGCAGACCATCGACATTCCGGCGACGGTACTGGAGTACTTCGCGGTGCCCCGCCCGAACGACATGCAGGGCAGGAGTCTCGACGTCGTGCTGCGGGATGACGAGCGAGTGCACGATGCCGCGCTCTTCGGCTCATTCGGCGGCCACGTGAACGTCACGGACGGGCGGTACATCTACATGCGAGCTCCCCTCACCGCGTGCAACGAGCCGTTGTCCAACTTCACGCTCATGCCTGTGCACGCCGCATCGCGATTCAGTGCCGAGGAGCTGTCCGGGGCCGAACTGGTGGCGCCGATGCCGTTCACCAAGGGGATGCCCCTGCTGAAGACCCCGGCCTCGCCGCACGGCAATCCGTACCACTTCGGTTCGATGCTGTTCGACCTCGAGGACGACCCCGGTCAGGAGCACCTGATCGTCGACGACGAGATCGAGCTGCGCCTCGCGACGCTCCTCGTGCAGCTGATGCGGGACAACGACGCCCCGGACGAGCAGTTCGTGCGGCTCGGCCTGCCCGATCGGGGCCCTGTGCAGTACCGACACCTGTTGCTGCGCGCGCAGCACGAGCGGGCGGCGACCGCGAGGAAGGATCCGCCGGTCAGGGCGCTGTTCCACAGCGCTTCACCGGTGGTCGCGCGCAGTGTTGCCGAGCTCTGCGCCGATGACCGCGCGCGGGCGACCGTCGAGAACCTGTTCCCGGACGTGATGGGGATGGCGGGTCTCGCATCGGTGAGCAGGAGAACTCTGTGGGAGATCGCGTTGATCCTGCCGTCCGTCACGACCGCGCGTCTTCGTGAACTCGAGAAGGAACTGTCCAGTGAAGGGAAAGAAAATGTCTGA
- a CDS encoding M14 family zinc carboxypeptidase, translating into MRADDDFPGGNGLIEQVDGRIDVRPDLRDTIGTWFYWCFRVRDGAGRRIRVRVSGEPHTPIGPGGPAVSTDAGRSWRWLGNDALAGDEFVFDAPHDGDEIRFSFGMPYTASDLTAFLDRHADDPRLERRELTRSEHGRPVELLVLRSTAEEPHHRVLLTCRHHACEMMASHVLEGALDELLAVADPVTRWLASRVEFVVLPFVDVDGVEEGDQGKNRAPHDHGRDYAAEDGRYAAVRAVRDLVRATRFDVVLDLHCPNMTGPTSERIYFVGSPDMENWAAVQSLSRELERGAKGLPYHRANDLPFGTSWNVEGNYTARDGSDRPQQSIGLFLDGMSDVGTHAILEVPYASAEGVQVDTGSARAFGADLAHAIGRHLRTSMPMEARAE; encoded by the coding sequence ATGCGGGCTGACGACGACTTCCCGGGTGGCAACGGGCTCATCGAGCAGGTGGACGGGCGGATCGATGTGCGTCCTGATCTGCGCGACACGATCGGCACCTGGTTCTACTGGTGCTTCCGGGTGCGCGATGGTGCGGGGCGGCGGATCCGGGTCAGGGTCAGCGGCGAGCCGCACACGCCGATCGGCCCCGGCGGTCCGGCAGTGAGCACAGATGCGGGACGCTCCTGGCGATGGCTCGGGAACGACGCGCTCGCCGGCGACGAGTTCGTCTTCGATGCGCCGCACGACGGCGACGAGATCCGCTTCTCGTTCGGGATGCCGTACACGGCCTCTGATCTGACCGCATTCCTCGATCGTCACGCGGACGATCCGCGGTTGGAACGACGGGAGCTCACCCGTTCCGAGCACGGCAGGCCCGTCGAGCTGCTCGTGCTGCGCAGCACAGCGGAGGAGCCACATCACCGAGTGCTCCTCACCTGCCGCCACCACGCCTGTGAGATGATGGCGAGTCATGTGCTCGAGGGGGCTTTGGACGAACTCCTCGCCGTCGCGGACCCCGTCACGCGATGGCTCGCCTCCCGGGTCGAGTTCGTCGTGCTGCCCTTCGTCGACGTCGACGGCGTCGAGGAGGGCGATCAGGGCAAGAACCGCGCGCCGCACGACCACGGGCGCGACTACGCCGCCGAGGACGGACGGTACGCCGCGGTGCGCGCGGTGCGCGATCTGGTGCGCGCAACGCGCTTCGATGTGGTGCTGGATCTGCACTGTCCGAACATGACCGGTCCGACCTCGGAGCGGATCTACTTCGTCGGATCGCCGGACATGGAGAACTGGGCCGCGGTGCAGTCACTCAGCAGGGAGCTGGAGCGCGGCGCGAAAGGGTTGCCGTACCACCGGGCGAACGACCTGCCGTTCGGTACGTCCTGGAACGTCGAGGGCAACTACACCGCCCGCGACGGCTCCGACCGGCCGCAGCAGTCGATCGGTCTCTTCCTGGACGGTATGTCCGATGTGGGAACGCATGCCATCCTCGAGGTGCCTTACGCCTCGGCTGAGGGCGTCCAGGTCGACACCGGGTCGGCCAGGGCGTTCGGTGCCGACCTGGCCCACGCCATCGGCCGTCACCTCAGAACCTCGATGCCGATGGAGGCGCGCGCAGAATGA